The sequence GGCGAACCACAGGCGGGCGGCGGTGCGCGCGGAGAGGAGATGCGCCGGCCGCGTCACCGCGGGTCCGCGTGCTCCGGCGGCCAGACCACAGCGAAGCGCTCGAACACGATCTCGTCGTCCTCCGACCAGGCCGCGCCGCGGGCCGCGCTCACGCGCTCCCAGTAGATGCGGTGCTGCGTGCGCCAGCTCTCGAGGGAGAGGTCGTCCTCGCCCTCGTCGCGCGCGAACGCGGCGTCGGCGCTGGTGAACGGGCCGACGCGGAGCTCGGTGCTGCGGATCACGATGCGCGGCGCCCCGGTGCTGTCGCACGCGATCCAGTGGGATCCGATCCGCGGCACCTCGTCGCCGCGCGCGAGGAAGTCGGCGACGAGCTCGGCGGTGGCGCGCTTCCGACCCGAGAGCACGATCCCGAGCAGCTCGTCGGCGAGGCGGGCGTGATCCCCGAAGTGCTCCACCGTGTGCTCGGGCCCGGCCGCGACGGCCTGCGGGTGCGCGTCGGCGTACGCGGCCCACATCCGCGCGGCCGCCGCGAGGTCGGGCGGGGAGACGGGCGCGGTCGCATCGCTCATGGATCCGATGCTCCCACGCGGGCGGGCCGCGGCCGACGTCGCCCTAGCCTGATCCCGTGACCGACGATCCCCACCAGCCGCCCGCCCGAGACGCCCGCGGCCGCCGCATCCCCGACGCCGAGCAGCGGTCCGAGGCGCTGAAGGAGCGGATCTACGTCACCTTCACCGCCCTCGCGGTCACCATCGCGACCGTGCGCGAGGCGGAGCACGCGACCGTCGGCGGCACCGCGCTCACCCTCCTGCTCACGGTCGTCGGCACGCTGCTCGCCGTGTCGGTGGCGGAGTACATCGCGCAGATGGTGCGCGACGGCGAGGTGCCGGACCGGCGCGACGTCGGCCACATCCTCTACGTGTGCGCGAGCTCGCTCGCCGTGCTGCCCGTGCCCATGGCGATCCTCGGCCTCGCCGCGCTCGGCGCGCTCGACCTCGCGGCGGCCCTGCGGATCATCTCGATCGTGCTCGTGGCGACGCTCGTGCTCGTGACGCTGATCGCCGTCCGCCGGCTTCGCGTCCGGCTCGGCGTGAAGCTCCTGGTGCTGGCGGGCGTCGCGGTGCTGGGCGTCGCGGTGCTCGCGGTGGAGCTGGCCGTCCACTGATCCGGTCGGCGACCGATCCCGTCGCTCCCGGGGCGACCCCCGTAGCGTGAGGCCATGACCGCGTCCCCGCTGCCCGCGCGCCTCGAGACCGCCCGCCTCCGGCTGCGGCCTCTGGGGCCGCCGGACGTCGACGTCGTGCAGCGCCTCTGGGCCGAGCGGGATCCCCGCCACCCCGCGAGCCGCCGCGTGGACGACGAGGGCCACCCGTCGCGCGACGAGGTGCGCGACCGGCTGACGGTGCAGGCGGAGGAGTCGCTCCGCACCGGGATCGGGCTGCTCGCGATCGAGCGCCGCGACGCGCCGGGCGTCGTCGGGTACTGCGGCCTCATCGTCGGCAGCGCCTCGGTCGAGGAGCCCGAGATGGCCTTCGAGCTGCTGCGGGAGGTGCACGGGCAGGGCATCGCGACGGAGGCGGCGCGCGCCGTGGTCGACGCCGCCCGGGAGACGGGCCGCGTCCGGCTCTGGTCGACGGTGCGCCGGTGGAACGCCGCGTCCGCCCGCGTGCTGGAGAAGGCCGGCTTCACGGACAGCGGCCGGGTCACCCCGGATCCCGAGCACGGCGACACCGTCTGGATGACGTGCGACCTCCGGGATCCGTCGAGCGCCGACGCCTAGCCCGCGCCCAGCTCCCAGCGCACCTCGCCGTCGACGCGCGCGTCCGTCGGCGCGAGCCCCAGCCGCCGCGCCACGGCCTCCGACGCCGCGTGATCCGGGTGGATGTGCGCGCGCACGATGTCGACGCCGTCCTCCCGCAGCCACGCGACCATCGCGGCCGCGCACTCGGCCGCCGCGCCGGATCCCTGCGCCGCGGTCCCGACGAGCCACGCGACCTCCGCCACGCGCGCCGGCGCCTCGCCCGTCACGGTCGCCTGCACGAACCCCGCCGCGCGTCCCGACGCGCGCTCGCGGAGGATCCACACCAGCCACCGCGCGGATCCGTCCGGCGACCGCCCCGCCGCCTGCCGCGCGAACCGCACCTCGAGCGCGGCGGCCGACGGCGGCTCGCCCCCGGTGAAGCGGTACAGCGCCGGATCCGCCAGCACCCCGACCATCTCCCTCGCGTGCGCCACCACCAGCGGCTCGAGCGCGAACCGCGCCGTGGCGAGCACGGGGGCCGGCGTCGTCGTCATCGCCCGAGCCTCCCATGCATCGAGCCGGGAGACCGCGTCCGACGGCGCCGTCGCACCCCGCCGATACAGTGACGACGTGACACCCCCCGGCGCCCCGACGCCCTCCGCAGCCGCCACCTCCGCCGCGCTCCCCGGCGGCCGCCGCATCGCCGTCCAGTTCGCCGCCATGGGCACCGTCTGGGGCGCGAGCTTCCTCTTCATGAAGGTGGCGCTCGAGGGCGTCTCGTTCGGCCAGGTCTCGTGGACGCGGCTGGTGCTCGGCGCCCTCGCGCTCGGCCTCATCGTCGCCGGGCGCCGCCTCCCGCTGCCGAAGGAGCGGGTCGTCTGGCTGCACTTCGCGGTGGTCGGCGTCGTGGGATCCGCCATCCCGTACTCGCTGTTCGCGTGGGCCGAGCAGCACGTCACCTCGGGCGTCGCGAGCATCTACAACGCGACCACGCCGATCATGACCGCGCTCCTCGCGACCCTCGCGTTCCGCGTCGAGAAGCTGGGCCGTCGGCAGCTCGCGGGGATCGCGCTGGGCATCGTCGGCGTCGTCGTGATCATCGGGCCGTGGCGCCTCACCCCGAGCGCCGAGGCGTCCGCGTCCGGCCAGCCGCTCCTCGAGCTCGCCGGCCAGCTCGCCTGCCTCGGCGCAGCCGTCTGCTACGGGATCACGTTCAGCTACCTCCGCCGCTTCCTCACCCACCGCGGCATCCCCGGCGTCGTCACCGCCTTCATGCAGATCGGCATGGGCGCCGCCGCGATGGTCCTCGCCACCCCGTTCCTCGCGACCGGCCCGGTGTCGCTCGACCTCCCCGTGGTGCTCAGCCTCGTCGTGCTGGGCGTGGTCGGCACCGGCCTCGCCTACCTCTGGAACATGAACGTGCTGCTCGCCTGGGGGCCCACCGCCACCTCGACCGTCACGTACATCACGCCGGTCGTGGGCGTCGCGCTCGGGATCCTCGTGCTCGGCGAGTCCCTGCACTGGAACGAGCCCGCGGGCGCCGTCCTCGTGCTGCTCGGCGTGCTCCTCTCCCAGGGGCTGCGGCGCGGCGGACGCGCATCCGCCGCCCACGCCGCCGCGACCGCCGCATGGGCCGCGGCGGCTCCCGGCACGGCACCCGGCGCGACGCGCACCCCTCCGACGCCCGGCTAGGCTCGCCGGGTGCGTCTCGTCATCGCCCGCTGCTCCGTCGACTACGCCGGCCGCCTCAGCGCGCATCTCCCCCTCGCCACCCGCCTCCTCATGGTCAAGGCCGACGGGAGCCTCCTCGTCCACTCGGACGGCGGCTCCTACAAGCCCCTCAACTGGATGAGCCCGCCCTGCACGATCGTCGAGGTCGAGCCCGACGACGACCAGGCGCTCGCGGGCGTCCGCGAGATCTGGCGCGTCGTGCAGCCGAAGACGGCGGACATGCTCGTCGTCTCGATCCACGAGGTGCTGCACGACTCCGCGCACGACCTCGGCGTCGACCCGGGCCTCGTCAAGGACGGCGTGGAGGCGCACCTGCAGAAGCTGCTGGCCGAGCAGATCCACCTCCTGGGCGACGGCCACGAGCTCGTCCGCCGCGAGTACATGACTGCCATCGGGCCGGTCGACATCCTCGCGCGCGACGCCGACGGGAGGTCCGTCGCGGTCGAGCTCAAGCGCCGCGGCGACATCGACGGCGTCGAGCAGCTCACGCGCTACCTCGAGCTGATGAACCGGGATCCGCACCTCGCGCCGGTCACGGGCGTCTACGCCGCGCAGGAGATCAAGCCCCAGGCCCGCACGCTCGCCGAGGACCGCGGCATCCGCTGCCTCCTCCTCGACTACGACGCCATGCGCGGCATGGACGACGGGCACGCCCGCCTCTTCTGACCGGCCCTCGGGAGGCTCCCGGACGCCTCCCGCGCGAGGCTCGTAGGGTGGGCGGGTGACCGCACCCGACACGTCCGCACCCGACACGTCCCCCGGATCCGGCTCCGCGCCCTGGAGCTGCGTCCTCTTCGACCTCGACGGCACCATCACCGACTCGGCCCCGGGGATCACGGCGCAGCTCGCGAGGACGCTGGTCTTCATGGGCCTGCCGGTCCCCGGCCCCGCCCAGCTGCTCGAGTACGTGGGTCCGCCCATCCTCGAGTCCTTCCGCGACCTCGCGGGCATGGACGACGAGGCCCAGCAGCGCGCGCTCGCCCACTACCGCGAGGGCTACGCGGGCGGCGGCGTCTTCGACAGCTCGGTCTACGACGGCGTGCCCGACGTGCTGCGCGCGATCCACGCGGCCGGCATCCCGATCTCCCTCGCCACCAGCAAGCCCGAGTCCCAGGCCCGCCGCGTGCTCGACCACTACGGCCTCACGGGGCTCTTCGTCGAGATCTGCGGCGCCAGCGAGGACGAGGTGCGCTCCGCGAAGGCCGACGTCATCGAGGAGGCGCTCCGGCGGCTGCGCGCCGCGGGCGTCGACCTCGGCAACGTGGTGATGGTGGGCGACCGCGAGCACGACGTGCTCGGGGCCGCGGCCCACGGGATCCCGACGGTCATGGTGGGGTGGGGCTACGGCAGCCCGGCGGAGGCCGCGGGCACCATCGCGGTGGTCGACACGGCCGCCGAGCTGGAGGCGATCCTGACGCCCGAGGCCGCTCGACCCGCCGCCTGAGGCGCCCGCTCCGAATCCCTCACAAGCAGGAGCCTTTCCACAGATCCGGCCGCTGACCCCCGTTCGCCCAGGGGTTAGCAACACGGAGTGACAGAATGACCGGCGGAGGAACCATGTCAACACCGCAGGACCTGCAGGACCCGCTCGCGCTCGACAAGCAGGTCAGCTACTCGCTGGTCGTCGCCGCGCGCAGCGTGACCGCCCTCTACCGACCCATCCTCGATCCGCTGGGGCTCACCCACCCCCAGTACCTCGTGCTCCTCGCGCTCTGGGCCCGCGGGCCCCGCTCCGTCAAGGACCTGAGCCACGAGCTCCAGCTCGACAGCGCCACGCTCTCGCCGCTGCTGAAGCGGCTCGAGGCCATGGGGCACGTGTGGCGGGTGCGTCGCGCGACGGACGAGCGCGTGCTCGAGATCGGGCTCACCGACCAGGGCCGCGCCCTGCGCGAGAGGGCCGTCTCCATCCCGCAGCAGATCCGCGACCGCCTCTCCATGACGGAGGAGCAGCTCGAGGGCCTCAAGACCGTCCTGAGCCAGGTCATCGACAACGCGAAGGCGCTGCCCGAGACCATCTGACCGGTCACCCGCACCACCCGCGCCGCCCGAGCGCGTCCCCGCACCCGCACCACCCGATCGGAGCGCGACCAGTGAGCGACACGGTCCGCGCGGTGCTCCTGCTGGAGTGCTACGTCACGGTCACGCTCCTCGCGCCGCTGCTCCTCGGGCGCCTGCAGCTCGTCGCCCAGCGCCCCGTCGCGATGCTCGCGGCCTGGCACGGCTTCCTCGTGACCGCGGTGCTGAGCCTCGGGTCGGGCCTCGGCCTCCTCATCCACCAGGGCATGGCGCTGCAGGCGGGTGCCCGGCCGGAGGAGGCCGCGGTCGCCGCGGTGCCGCTCGCGTACGTCGCGGCGGGCGTGCTCGGCGTGCTGCTGTTCCGCCTCGTGGAGGAGGGCGGCCGGGTGGTGCGCGAGGCCCGGCATCGCGCGGGCGAGGTGGCGACGCTGCTGCTCGCCTCGCGGCCGTACCGCGTCGCCGGGCGCGACGCGCGGATCGTCGAGTCGGACGTGCCGCTCGCCGCGCTCTCGCCCGCCACCGGCGTGATCCTCCTCACCACCGAGACCCGCGCCCGGCTCGACGACGACGAGCTCGCGGCCGTCCTCGAGCACGAGACCGCGCACCTGGAGCAGCGCCACGCCCTCGCGGTGCGCATCGCCCAGGTCTCCCGCTCGATCCTCCCGGCGCTGCCCGCGAGCCAGCGCCTCGCGCTCTCGACCACCATCGCCATCGAGTTCATCGCCGACGACCACGCGGCCCGCGTCTCCGGACCGGCCACGGTCGCCTCGGCCCTCGTCAAGCTGGATCCCGACGGCGGCCTCTCCGCCCTCCGCGCCGAGCGCATGCGCCACCCGCGCGGCGGGCACCGCGTCGCCCTGCGGCTCCTGTGCGCTGTCGCGTGCGCGCTCCCCGTGCTGCCGGTGGTCATCGTGCTGCTGCCGCCCGCGTGAGCGCCGACGCCGCCGGACCGCGTCGGGCCGCGCGGGGCCGTGCGATAGGGTCTCCTCTCGAAGGGGAGTAGTCCCCCCGGCCCTCGGGCCGGACGGCGATGCGTCGACATGCTGGCCCCCGGGCCCGGTGCATCACCCGCCACCGCGCACGAGCGAGGCGGGCGGACGAGACCTTCGGCCAGACGAACGACAGGCGCGCGATGCGCCGTCGCGTCGGCCGGAGACCCCCGCGTCCCGGTCGTCGCCCGACCGGAGGACACCCATGACCGCCATGCCCCCTGCCCGCATGCCCGATCCGACGCCCGCCCAGGTGCGCCGCTGGCGGCAGTACCTCGCCGACGAGCGCGCCGAGGCCGCCGTCTACCGCGACCTCGCCGGCCGTCGCACGGGCGAGGAGCGCGCGATCCTGCTCGCCCTCGCCGAGGCCGAGGGCCGCCACGCCGACCACTGGATCGAGCTGCTCGGCGACCGCGTCGGCAAGCCCGTCCGCGGCGACGTCCGCACCCGGATCCTCGGCCTGCTCGCGCGCCGCTTCGGATCCGTCTTCGTGCTCGCCCTGGCCCAGCGCGCCGAGAGCCGCTCGCCGTACGCGGACGACGACGACGCGACCGACGCGATGGCCGCCGACGAGCGCGTGCACGAGGAGGTCGTGCGCGGCCTCGCGACCCGCGGCCGGATGCGCCTCTCGGGCACCTTCCGCGCCGCCGTCTTCGGCGCCAACGACGGGCTCGTCAGCAACCTCGCGCTCGTGCTCGGCATCACGGCCACGGGCGTGCCCAACGCCGTGATCCTCGCCACGGGCCTCGCGGGCCTCCTCGCCGGTGCGCTCTCGATGGGCGCGGGCGAGTTCGTGTCCGTGCGCTCCCAGCGCGAGCTGCTCGAGGCCTCGGCCCCGGATCCCAGCACCCGCGACGCGATCCCCCACCTCGACGTCGACGCCAACGAGCTCGCCCTCGTCTACCGCGCCCGCGGCATGACCGAGG is a genomic window of Clavibacter capsici containing:
- a CDS encoding ASCH domain-containing protein; translated protein: MSDATAPVSPPDLAAAARMWAAYADAHPQAVAAGPEHTVEHFGDHARLADELLGIVLSGRKRATAELVADFLARGDEVPRIGSHWIACDSTGAPRIVIRSTELRVGPFTSADAAFARDEGEDDLSLESWRTQHRIYWERVSAARGAAWSEDDEIVFERFAVVWPPEHADPR
- a CDS encoding GNAT family N-acetyltransferase, whose product is MTASPLPARLETARLRLRPLGPPDVDVVQRLWAERDPRHPASRRVDDEGHPSRDEVRDRLTVQAEESLRTGIGLLAIERRDAPGVVGYCGLIVGSASVEEPEMAFELLREVHGQGIATEAARAVVDAARETGRVRLWSTVRRWNAASARVLEKAGFTDSGRVTPDPEHGDTVWMTCDLRDPSSADA
- a CDS encoding GNAT family N-acetyltransferase, translated to MTTTPAPVLATARFALEPLVVAHAREMVGVLADPALYRFTGGEPPSAAALEVRFARQAAGRSPDGSARWLVWILRERASGRAAGFVQATVTGEAPARVAEVAWLVGTAAQGSGAAAECAAAMVAWLREDGVDIVRAHIHPDHAASEAVARRLGLAPTDARVDGEVRWELGAG
- a CDS encoding DMT family transporter; translated protein: MGTVWGASFLFMKVALEGVSFGQVSWTRLVLGALALGLIVAGRRLPLPKERVVWLHFAVVGVVGSAIPYSLFAWAEQHVTSGVASIYNATTPIMTALLATLAFRVEKLGRRQLAGIALGIVGVVVIIGPWRLTPSAEASASGQPLLELAGQLACLGAAVCYGITFSYLRRFLTHRGIPGVVTAFMQIGMGAAAMVLATPFLATGPVSLDLPVVLSLVVLGVVGTGLAYLWNMNVLLAWGPTATSTVTYITPVVGVALGILVLGESLHWNEPAGAVLVLLGVLLSQGLRRGGRASAAHAAATAAWAAAAPGTAPGATRTPPTPG
- the nucS gene encoding endonuclease NucS, which gives rise to MRLVIARCSVDYAGRLSAHLPLATRLLMVKADGSLLVHSDGGSYKPLNWMSPPCTIVEVEPDDDQALAGVREIWRVVQPKTADMLVVSIHEVLHDSAHDLGVDPGLVKDGVEAHLQKLLAEQIHLLGDGHELVRREYMTAIGPVDILARDADGRSVAVELKRRGDIDGVEQLTRYLELMNRDPHLAPVTGVYAAQEIKPQARTLAEDRGIRCLLLDYDAMRGMDDGHARLF
- a CDS encoding HAD family hydrolase, whose amino-acid sequence is MTAPDTSAPDTSPGSGSAPWSCVLFDLDGTITDSAPGITAQLARTLVFMGLPVPGPAQLLEYVGPPILESFRDLAGMDDEAQQRALAHYREGYAGGGVFDSSVYDGVPDVLRAIHAAGIPISLATSKPESQARRVLDHYGLTGLFVEICGASEDEVRSAKADVIEEALRRLRAAGVDLGNVVMVGDREHDVLGAAAHGIPTVMVGWGYGSPAEAAGTIAVVDTAAELEAILTPEAARPAA
- a CDS encoding MarR family winged helix-turn-helix transcriptional regulator, producing MSTPQDLQDPLALDKQVSYSLVVAARSVTALYRPILDPLGLTHPQYLVLLALWARGPRSVKDLSHELQLDSATLSPLLKRLEAMGHVWRVRRATDERVLEIGLTDQGRALRERAVSIPQQIRDRLSMTEEQLEGLKTVLSQVIDNAKALPETI
- a CDS encoding M56 family metallopeptidase, giving the protein MSDTVRAVLLLECYVTVTLLAPLLLGRLQLVAQRPVAMLAAWHGFLVTAVLSLGSGLGLLIHQGMALQAGARPEEAAVAAVPLAYVAAGVLGVLLFRLVEEGGRVVREARHRAGEVATLLLASRPYRVAGRDARIVESDVPLAALSPATGVILLTTETRARLDDDELAAVLEHETAHLEQRHALAVRIAQVSRSILPALPASQRLALSTTIAIEFIADDHAARVSGPATVASALVKLDPDGGLSALRAERMRHPRGGHRVALRLLCAVACALPVLPVVIVLLPPA
- a CDS encoding VIT1/CCC1 transporter family protein; translation: MTAMPPARMPDPTPAQVRRWRQYLADERAEAAVYRDLAGRRTGEERAILLALAEAEGRHADHWIELLGDRVGKPVRGDVRTRILGLLARRFGSVFVLALAQRAESRSPYADDDDATDAMAADERVHEEVVRGLATRGRMRLSGTFRAAVFGANDGLVSNLALVLGITATGVPNAVILATGLAGLLAGALSMGAGEFVSVRSQRELLEASAPDPSTRDAIPHLDVDANELALVYRARGMTEEEALAHADEVLRDLAAETRPIPVTIAGVAASDDEHESVGTAWGAALSSFCFFASGAVIPVLPYLFGLQGIAALALACVLVAIALSITGAVTGLLSGGPPLRRAGRQLLIGFGAAGATYLLGLLFNTQVG